GCCATCAAACTTTCATCGGGAATAATATTTTatgtacaaattaacaaaattaggATAAAATGAACGACTACATCGTTTTGTTTTACGACTTCCTGCTCCATTCCCCCTATAAAAGATATGGTAGTATTAGAAACGCAACACTGTAAAAGGTGGTCTGCAGCTTGTGTTCAAGCCAAAGAAGCGACGGAAAGGAGAAGCTGGAATAATATCAGTATCATTTCTATTATTTATCGACCTATAACATACCTTCGCGTTATCTCGCGAGAACAGTCGCTTTGGAGCAGCTTGTTATCACGGGGGGAAGGAGCGACAGATGAAGATAGAGAGAAAGGAAGAGTCGACATGAATCGGGGTCGGGGTCACGCGGGTTTGCATGGGACAAGTGCATGTGGAAGACACAGTTTCATCATTTCCACCAAGAGAATGTAGATATTGAAGCTTGAAAATATGTGAtgagtaaagaaaaaaatgttactgaGGAACCTTAACGATTCCTTCCCTTTTTCGGTGCAATATTGAAAGATGGAAAGAAGAAACAATGGAAATATAGTTTCACCTGATGTATTTAGGATCTCCTTAGGATCCTTGAACTTATCAGCGGAATTGATTGCGGAATTAATCATTCCAAATTAACAAACCCATAACAGGATAATTTGATACGCAAAGAGAAACAGGAGAGATCTGTGATCCGTGCCTTCCCGAGGAGATGTCTTACGTCGAGAAAATTAAAGGAGAAAGAGAATGAAAGAGAGAAAAGATATATACTTGTCATATAGACTTGGAATTTAAATAGCTTGAAAGGAGGGGTTTTTAGTGGGTTTTAAATATGTTTCTCTCAGTTAGGAACAACTTTACCTTTAATTGGAGGAATTGTAGTCTAACAAATGTGCCGGTACCTACGTGCtgtgtttattttttggatttaaatTCATCATGCACTTACGGAGAGTATGGGATTTTTCAATCACATTTGTTGTCCAAAAGGTCGAACAAAAGGGACTACGAAGAACTCCTttacttaacaaaaatgttcaatgtatGCGAAGGCATTAGAGAAACCCCTGGGCCAGCGTTTCGCTCCTTTGGGGAAATGCTACAGGACTGAATTGCTGGAATCTAACAAAGCAAGCGATTGTGAGGTATGCCAAATCTCTCCTATTCTTGGATTAAGTGTTTTGAACGATAATCTCGCGTAAAAAACGTTATTTAACCAAGTTAAGTACAAACGATAATCTCCTTCCATATTTGATCACGTGACGgtggattattttaaaaaccggGGGATTAATGTAACcgtttaaataaatgtttgatatttaAGATTTGACATTTAAGTTGACcgtattcatacattttgtgTATTGGAAATGGAAGGAAAGAAACCGTGATAGTggtaaaagtataaaaaaaaatcgcacAGCGTAGAAATAGCTGATTATGCATTTCGTACCACGGAATAGCGAAGTCGGAGGGCTGCGCTCCACGTCCCATCACCTCACCCCCGGGAGTTATGGTCACCGACTCAGGTCGAACTCAAACGAATCCAGACACAGTTGGTTTAAGTTCAAGCTCGCCGGATCCGGATCTCAGATTATTCCGCACAGTGATAACGAAGCTTCGGATCACGAAGGACCGGAGTTCGACGAAACGGACGACCTCAGGCAGGAATTCGTGAAAAGCAAAGAACTCACGAAAAATCACGACTGTGTGAAGGAAGGCTGTAATCGTGTGGTCCTGAATGTTAGTGGAATGCGGTTCGAAACCCAGTTGCGCACCTTGAATCGACTCCCGAATACACTGCTCGGGGACGATAAAAAGCGTGAAAAGTTCTGGGATCCGCGCACTCAAGAATATTTCTTCGATCGCCATCGACCTAGTTTTCCCGCCATTCTGTATTTTTACCAAAGTGGCGGGAGACTGGAAAGACCTATTGAAGTGCCAAGTGATATCTTCCTCAACGAACTCCAGTTTTTTGAACTGGGCAAGAACGTGATAAACTCTTACAAAATGAAAGAGGGATTTTTCGTAGAATCTGAAGAAGTTCCAGAGATGCCGGAaggaccttttcaaagaaaaatgtgGGAGTTCTTCGAATACCCAGAATCCTCTATACCAGCCCGCATAATGGCGGGCTTTTCGGTGTTATTAATTGTCGTTTCCGTTACGACGTTTTGTGTAGAAACTCTACCTGATTTTGAGGGAACACAGTGTGTTAACACAACAAGGGAATTTGAAAACGGAACGACTGTTGAAATACAGATTCCAAATTTTCTACATCCACTGTTCATAATCGAGTCCATTTGCATTGCATGGTTTGTAATAGAACTCATAGCCCGATTCATGTTTTGTCCGTCAAAGCTAGATTTTGTTAAGAATTTAATCAACTGGATTGACTTAGCCTCCATAACTCcgtattttatatttatgaccGTTTTCTTTATCACTTGGGAATGCGATCAGAGTAACCAAGGGGGAGTGCTCTCTGTCCTCAGGGTTTTTCGTGTTGTGCGAATATTGAAACTAAGCAAACATTCGGAAGGCCTTAAGATTCTTGGTAAGACTTTACAGACAAGCATGAGAGAGCTGAGCATGTTTGCTTTATTTGTAGCTATCGGCGTAGTGATTTTTGGTGGTGCTATTTACTATGCCGAACTACAGCAGTCGCATACTTTCTTTACGAGTATCCCGGATGCGTTTTGGTGGGCGGTCGTTTCTATGACAACAGTTGGATACGGAGATGTTTATCCGAAAGGGATATTTGGAAAACTAGTCGGAAGTCTCACCGTCATTTCCGGTTTACTGGCCATTGCTCTTCCGGTTCCGGTTATTGTGACGAATTTCAATAACTTCTATAGGAATTCTTTGAACCGACAAAAATCCTAAGAAAGACACTggcatataaaaatgaaatatgtgtaTGTATTTACTTTCTTATTTCGAAGGTCGAGCATTCAGTAAGCTGAATCAgaggaagttaaaaaaaattgtggcgTGAACAATTCAAATTGAAAGACAAACTGCAGGTCTCAAACAAATCTGTGATATTTGCTTAGAAAGCCAGTCCAATAAACTTCCatgtctttctttttatttcccACGGCACATGGTGCATactcttttgttttgttgttttttttaaatccacaTTGTTAGCATCACATTTTGTTATGTGTGaccaaaaaaatacaaactaAGATACTATAATTCATACTTTTCGTTGTTATAACTCTATATGTGTGTGTCCTTGCATGTTTGGTGTCGTATTatgtagggttttttttctttttacagtgGCCAATGAATAAAATGTTTGCAAAATTAGAATCTTAATATAATAGTATTcggaaaatttatttaatttggctCCTCCCCAGTGAATCTAGGAAAGCATACCAGAGAATGTGTCTACGCGACTGCGAATAAAGAATCAATATCGATCCATGTCTATCTATCGAATTCCAAATTTATTTGACACTTCCTGAAACGAATATAACAAGATGCAAATATCTGAATCCAGTCCACCCcaccctcccccacccccccaaaaaaagaagaaaaaaaaaacctgaagaaaatgaatgtaataaaaaacaaaaagaggTGCTATACCTCtgtaattttcaatataatttagttatatttatatatgtatacacataTACACACACGTATACATATAAACGGAGTAGTTGACCcgatgatcaaaatattgatgtTTGGGATTCTATAACTATAAGCGTGGAAAAAGagaaagtaatttaaaagtctTACTGAGGTAAATGTAAGCTGTTCTGAATGAAATTCTAGCAAAGAGATCATGCAATTATTCTTCCATTGTCCGACGTTCAAAAGCCAAAGGTCAAAGTTCCATTCCCATGCCAAAAATCTTTAAGTCATTAATAAAAGTCTTTAGCGTGCACTTCATCTGGTAAAGTTGCATACTTTTTAtataggcacgtagcatcgtttttgaaagtggggggcggggggggggggggggggagactcatccaaaaaaaaaaaaaaaaaaaaaaaaggggggaattttaacttttccaaaatcttcaaaatcctaatccgtgagagggggggggggggagaaaaaAACAGCAATGCGACACACAATATCTACTGGCGATGACGATGTTTAAATATCAACTTTGTTTCATCTTTGATTTTCCGACGCTGATTTTTATacagaaattttgaatttttacaacATTGGTACAATGCAGTTTTAGCATGGTTCAGTTTAAAGAAGTAATGGCATCCTCTCGGTCTTTTTCGGCAGAGCTCGGGAAAAAAACACGCTTGTCGGCCCAATAATTTGCGCTTGTCAAAGAAGCAGAAATAAGGTGGCTTGTGGTGAATATACGCGTTTTATCAATTTCAGTGCTACTTCAGctgaaggtacatgtaatagGTTCGATCCACATCCCCGACCGACAGATCCTTTTGTCTTTAACACAGGTACCAACTGTTCCTGTGCCCAAGCGCTCAACCTAGAAATAAAAGCTGTGAATCTGGATGAACTTTTTACCTTAGTATCCAATGTCCCGTGTATCGGTTATATCCCACCAAtgtgattagaaaaaaaaacccaccttcGACGATTTACTATCCGACGCAATGAATGTCAAgttgtacccccccccccaatctggCCTTGAGCACGAGTGACATATATCACGAACTTTAATTGACACCTTTAATCGATTGAGTCATTGGAATCAAGtctacataataaaataattacacaGTAATATAgccaaaaaagagaaaaagtaaatatataaatgcTAGCAGTTTAAACCgaaaagaaaagtaaaaaatgaaCTTCTTTAAAAAGGGATACTCGGAGTTTCTTCAATAATGTTTTGAATCACGCATGTAGTTTGTCAaagtattttcaatgatttaaccTTCAAGTtggtttaatttcttttttacaaatgaaatgatGAGGAACTATTGTGAAAATGTATAAATCCCTATCCATGAAGTTCACGTTTGCACCCAAAGATAGAGttctagtatatatttataaaataagaaattatacACGAACAAACATATTAgtgggtttaaaaaaaaaattgaataaagcaTCCAGAAGTCCATATGCAgctacagaaaataaaatttgaaaaatagtgatcatttatttgaatcatttttagccgggctctgctgaaagcagagtcctggctataggcaggaaaatcgccaatgttactataaatagcacaagtaaacaaaaaaccaaacagcgtcaaggtaaagcttccgctatacaaaatagttacacaaagagccacgttttgtcaaaagtgttggcattttgtttcttttttttaaatttcgaatgaattgtctatctttttttgttttcttattaataacgtatttttaaaacattactgtgcattttggacacatacaatgcgcatgaatttccatgaactactttgctgcgcgatgaagaaatggggattgaatatataatgcttgttgcaaaattcaaggcagcaactgttgaactttttaacttctactagacagacatattttttgtttatagccgcttacaaaattttgtcgctctctgatgctttgccgacattaaaagcatgagagagagagagagagagagagagagagagagagagagagagagagagagagagagagagagattttcagtctttactacacaatatgcataaagacacaccaaaagagcccggctttcagtacttcagtactttgattgtctTTGGCGTCAATTTTGAGGTTTCTCATCTATCAAATGTCGtcgtaattttgaattttcactttaattAATCGATCATTATACAGTgttttttagtacatgtacatgtatttagtctttgaatttttttcttcaaaacaatACAGTATACATGTGCAGTGAGAGTGTATATCTACCTTCTTTTCAATAGGTGGGACAAAATCAACGCaaattttgggaccaagtcgacggtttttgaaaattatttaacagatgtgtctgtttttttttaggtagaaccattttagcaagaccttggactttcggtatctctttcttgcatcaaaacaagttaaaatgacgctaatttcgagtgaaatatgcattgattgcgtagtcttagctcaaaagctaGACAAATCATAGCCATGGTTGAGttgccagcaatgaaatagacaggcctacgtcacatttgctgtttgacacaactaccctaAGTCCAagctatttttcaaaataattctaTCTTTTCATTTTACGCTTATCTATAGCAAGAAACACTTCCACGGActacatataaatacatgtagtatttgcGCTGAGGTATTTTCAGACATATATGTTTCATATATTGAGCCATCGGACGTTTGGGACTTACTAACCCAGCCAAGCCCCCGACTACGGTCCTCCTCAATCAATAGGATACGGCAGGAAAACAGgttatacaataaatatttaattcaatgaAGATCATATTCGTCGATTATCATTATCAAGGGAGATTATCGAAAGGGAAAAAAAGAGCAGTAAAAACGTCACGAGTATGAAATGTTTAATCCTCTAATAATCTTGTTTTGCTGACGAAAATTTACGTCTTAGCTTGATAATTAGAAGAGGTTGGAAAGTAAGATGGCTAATAAATGAAGGAAATGGCTCTtcctaaaatttaaatttttttaaaaagagaattgACGATGCAAGAATAGTGCAAACTTGATATTTCTGCAGTTTCGCACCTTTTGAATAACATctcagtcaattttttttcggCAGGGGGATGGCGGTTGTTTATCAATTActtttatatcttattttttaacattcagatatgctttaattttttattcatcgtattcaatcatcaaaataaatcaGCTCATAAATATTGCTGTATAAAACAAGTAAAATTCAAAGAATTGGTATAAATATTGGACCTCCGGGTCCCCGATTCAATAGAACAGAGGGTCTATTCACAAAAAGTAGAAGAAAGCCCCACAAAGCCCTTCATTTAGAAAGTAAGAGCAAcaactgtattaaaaaaattcttcgaGAAAATAATCTTGTTTCTGGATTTTTCTCGGCTTTTTTTTTCTGCTGAGAAATGAAGTGCTTTATGTTAGATGAGATTGATTTAGATATATGTAGTTCTTTAATTTGTAATCATTTtacacatcttttttttttctcgttttTTCTCTCATCGTATCAATGATATcattttcagggggggggggggaataagaaaaacaatcATTTTGCTGTTTAACTCGTGTGTAAAAGATTGGATGACGTGGCaaacaattgttttaataaaaatgcagatgtttgaataaatagtcaaattgttttaataaaacatgcatattttaataaatagtgAATAAGATAATCAAATTGACAGTCCTAtagatataacatatatatacaatgtagatGTAAAGTATTAAAGGGGGAAAAGGAAATATGTTCCATCCGGACCagcatatctctctctctctctctctctctctctctctctctctctctctctctctctctctctctctctctctctctctctctctgagagacGGTTTCCTGtttaagttgtctttctttattcaataattcgtcatttaaaaaatcaaattctcaGGGTGCTTCTATTAATATTGTAgtcagtgggttttttttactgtgTCAAAATGTCAACtgtaaaaacatacatgtacatatgagtATGTGAGAATTGTGCTAAATGTAAACTAccttaaactgttggaattctATGAGTATTAGCAAtacctttatatatatatccacaTTTATTTAAAGGATGTCGTTTGAGAGATACCACCCCTCCCCTCCCGACTAGGATGTTGAAGAAACacgatttcatttttattttcaaaaacgacGCTTATCACCTTCTTGAAGTTCCATTTTCCCCCAACGTCGTCTTCAATTGAAACACTGATTATAGCGCCTACATGTAGCACTGACCCGATCGTAAAAAAGAAAGacgattaaaaattaaacaacttttATATACCTGCACATAAAAAGTTGTGTCGGAGGTCGAACTTATTACTAGTAAGTTACAATGCTGTATTGGGGGGCATGGTAAACTTAGATCGGCACGAttgtattgtttgtttgtttgccaaaattcatatgaattataAGCATAATTCAGTGCAACATATATTACGTAACATAATATGAATACAAGCTTATCTTTATAAGTAGACAGGTGAGCTAGCGCTGCAGTCATttttatatacacataaaaGGAAAGGCTGTCCTCGAGAATGTCGTTTCTCTGCTCAGATGTTttcatattataattatatattgaacTGAAGCCAAATTGATCAATTAATGAGAAATTATCTTTGTTCGTGCTTCAACATAAAATTTCAACCGCTTGAAAGTcgtttatttgtttataacaaTCGGGCTTTTccgttaaaaaatatttaaaaaaaaaaattaaagaattgtATCAATATGGTACTGCATTGTATCAATCGCTTCTTGTCTTTCCGACGTACTATGAAAAGAtaacctgggtttttttttttagcttgctGAAATTATCTTGAAAGGTGAAACATGTATATCTATAAGGAAAGCAAGGTTTTACCAGCTGATTTCTACAGTCTTTGCATTATATGACCCAAGTTTTCCTTGTACTTTTATGTGTAGGTTAGACAATAAAATAAGAAACTTCAGAATTCGGATCATATCCACGCGTATTCCATGAAAATAGAATGGCGTAGTTGCTAACGCTCGAGAAAATATAAGTACTAGTATTctacaaatgtatgtaaataCGATAAATCCCCGTCTTCTTATCTCCCTTACATTTAATTCGAACACAGATCGAGTATAGCACTATAATTTGATTGTTAATACGAGtagaatttagaaaaaaaaaattaactaaataacCTGTTCTTAAAAAGTAACGAAAGTCAAACCTGGTCCGTAATTTAGTTTTCTAGGCTGCACAGCAAGtttcaaatctttttttctaaCCATAGCGAAAATTTTTCTTCCTCGAGGTCTCACTTGTAAGCAACTAACCTTTATCCAGCCATTTTTGAACAAAGACAAGTACATATCTATCTATATCCGAGTTACATGTGCAGTGCGTTGTTTTTTACATTTAGGTTTTTTATTCTAGCAAAAGCtgatatatgtattaaaaaaatacgttatccttttttttttattttacattgtttttctaattttatgaaaacgaTCGTCCTCAATTTGTAGAGAAACAAATTACAAGTTGGAACACAATGTAAGTTACATCAGCGAGCATggtttatttaatcaatatacaAAACATACACATCTGTACCGAGAGAAATACACACCATcagcaaaagaaaaaaacaccaGTATACACATTTACACATACACTGTACATACACAAGCAAAATTTACCCATACAGCAATAATCAGCATTACAGCGAACCCAGAATCattcaagatataaataatgatggcggaaaaaaaaaagaaaaaaaagatggaCACACCAGTTGACAATTATTTATACACATGCAAATCATGAAACTAGGCTCGGGTTCATTTTTATACCCCCCAAAAAACGATAAATAGCACTAGTGGCAACAGTACTTCTAAAATAATctaatatcatttaaaacattttataccTAGTACAAAATTCTGTGTTGAGCTTAATTTGGTTTAGACAGGGATTGTGCACATGTGAAGCGTTGCACATTTCCCGAAAAATAACTTGTTTAACGTTGGAAAATTCTCATGCTCTTCTTTAATAAGCCTATGGTGTTCATTTTTAAACGCACTTAGCCTTGAATCCGGAAATTAATTTTCCTACCATAATAagctaaataattaaaaattttttaacaCACCACAAcatgaaaaacaaagaaataaaaagacatGTTGCTTAAcgttatatctttaaaaatcttttttttttttttttttataaatatccgATTACTTTTCGGTTATTGCTCCTATTGTTAACACTCAACTAACTGGTTATCAAACCAATTAAATATAGACTAACATGTAAATCAAATTCTACAGCAACAATCTTTGATATCTTCAATAGAAAAagcaacgaaaaaaaaaaatcagtataaaaaaattctacatcGAAAATGTTTCGTTAAGAtaaattctttttcaatatatctACGGTACTACGATGAAAATTGCACAACTGAAAGCATTTTGATTGTGGGCATATGGAAATAAAATACTCCATTAATATAACTGACTACCTAACGAACTAAAGATTcccaagaaaacattttttttacaagttgaAGCTTAATAAACTACGATAATTGTTAATTTGCTATTGCTATCAAAAATTGCTATTGTTCGGGCGAAGATAAGTATTTTCAGATTGGAATATGAAACATACTATTTAATTAGCTTCGCCTTCACGGAATAAAGGGCCAAAGCATAATTAAAACGTGACAAATATTCAGCTGAGATTCggaagatattaatataagggACTGCTTCAGATAGAATATATCAATTCCCAAAAATTCTCGGAATAACGATCACTTTTCTGAGTATACATGGAATGGCGAGAAAAATTGCTTACGAAAATTTTAATAGAAAGGTTATATGTATATTGAATAGatgcatgtatacataaataaaatgtaaaacatgttGCAAATGTAGCCACGTCATATTTGTTACGACATAATACAAACAGAGAGAGGCTGCCATGAAATAGACGAAAAAACAGAGATATTGCAAGAAAggccaatattttttttatacatacatattcTAACATGATTATGCAATATTTCCGTATAGTTATTCTCCTGACAAAGGTGCCCGAGACCTGCCGAATTGCACGATTGTTCGGATTGTCTTGGGTATTACAATATTTGCGTAACATTGCCGAATTATGGGATAACCCTGCTTGTatgtattaatgaaaaaaatgtgacaTCGGCACAAAAATCTCAGTATATGTTTAGGTGTATGTTAGGCTATCATTAATGGcttattgaaatttgtttaaaatattgctAACCATACTTTAATACTACACTGtatcttgaaatatattttttatactttattataatttcaatatctattttattgagaaaaaaatccatGACATACACgtgactacatgtataattgggtactgaatgataaaatattaatctagTAGGCGAAGGAGAAAATTCCAGTTATACATACAAAATACTCATAGTCTGTCAAAATAGTTAGCCGTCTGTCTAAccttatttcaatgaaaaattgaaaatcactCTCTGTAACACAGCTGCCTTTTGTACAAAACAgcttacatgtaaaaacaataattttctaATTCTCAGGTTCATTCGACCTATTAATATCTAGAGTTACCTCCCTTTGCCCATTCTATAATCGGGAAgactttctttctctctatcaACATGATCGCGCAACACAAGAGGTAGTTCTCATGGAAGTAATCAAAtctgaccttttttttttaacctttgtCGATTTCACAAATACAAGTACCATTCAAAACTGGAATGACTGGATTTATACCGATCTGCagttaaacaattttaaataaaaacttgcTTAAAAgatacatactttttttttttataaaaattctaTGTGTCATGAAGACTATAATTGTTTAAAACGCTATGCTTGTTATGTTCAAAGTACTAAATATGCTACAATTGAAGAGATGGCTAAAAGAAAGGTCATGGAGGTCAAACTCGCTGCACTATTGTTTTCGTCCCCGTCCTTGCTCTGAGGTTTGACAGCTAAAaatagaacaaaacaaaaaagaattattCAAGTTTTTAAACGTCTCTTTTCTTgcctttatcataaataaatgtattaatcgATAATGACGTCATATTCATAAAAAAGTGAGTAATATCAGAGAAAAATATCGTTATACATTGGAACTTTTATAACAGACTCACAACAAAGGCCCCAATGTTGTAGCCTTGAATTGTATGCACTTTTCGAGTTACCGAGTTTAGGACTGAATCAAGTGactcaaatattaattttggtGAAGGCGATGCCTGAACTGCTTAATATTCGAAGAAAATCTAAATAATTCATATGTATTCAttacaatctaattaaaattagatcttaGATCCGCTCAATTCCAATCACTCCACTGAACTTGTATATAGCGTATCGTAGAGGAGCGGATTTTGATTAGTTTGGCATACAGTAGAAGATCAAAGGTCCCAGCGGTTCTTATTAAAGGgttccatgcgcggatccagaggAGGTTCGGGGGTGTCATGTAAAATTGTGTTTGTTACAAAATCTTCTTAATTAATTCACTAGCGATTCTCCAACTATAAAAATAATTCACCACATGTTTAATGTGCCTTCGTAGTGCAGTGTGCAGACACTCTCCCTTTGTTCAGAGGGTGTTCGAATCACGCATAAGGGgtgatctttttttatttaaatcctTGCGCTTGTACATCCTTAATAAGTAAAGCATTAATTATACTtcttttgttctttatttttatatgatttggtttttttagaaaataattttataacccaCTAGGTAACGaccaataatatatttttattatgcttTATTATATCAGTAGCGCTGACACCGATTTGATATGGGATGGTATCGATGCTGTAATTTTTAGAAACCAAAGAGATGAAACAAAATTGGTATTATAAATATGTatctttgtttatatatcactATCACAgaatacaaaatttaattatatacatacCTTTAAATGCAAGATTTCTTTAGACTTAATAATTAAGACATTTTTCATCTAAATTTTTGAGTGCGGGGGATTTGACAGACCTTGTAAAATTACCGAACTTAGGCGTCCGACCCCTTCTggagaaaaaaattctgaatcCGCGCAAGGGttctaattcaatttttttttaaaaaatggtgttCTAAAGTTGGGTCGAAAGAGGATTTCTCTAGACTTACAGTTTATTACGTATTTGATTGTGGTTTGCTTTTCTGGTTCTGCTGTCGGTTCTGAATTGGGTTCCGGCGATGGTTCCGGTTTAGGCGTCGGAGCTTTGGTTGTAGTGGGTGCTGGAGTGGTCCTATACTCAACACAGTCGTCTCCGTTCCAGGTGCAGTAGTCGTCGACATAGTCAGGCTCCGCGTGGTCTAATCGAAGGGAAAAAAAGGAGTCACTCTTACGTTCCAAAGATATGGAAAACAAGatgcccaggggccacatcactcacctagCTGTGTAATTAAAGCTAGAAGCAAATCTGCTTTATGTTATCAACATAACATACATGCATACTAGTATAGACAACTTAGAAGTGTAGAccttgaattttaaaatttctccaTATATCAATATTATGCCCAAAATACTAGATGAGAAACAAAAAATctctttcataaaaaaaaaatatcgaaattAAAAGCAATAgaaaaaatttgatcaaaagatTATCCAtccttaatatatatttaaaagtttcggatatgtttttaaattatcctACCGGACACGAGTTTTGGTGGATCTTGTCCACATATGGTAAGCTCGTCTAGGTAGAAAATCGGATCATTTACATACTTCATCAAAAGGTCgccattcgattttttttctaaatagacGATGGCTTCATTGTCCTTTTTTACAGTCGTGTTGTGACATTTTCCCGCTGCGTCCTCAAAAATACctggaaaaatacaaaacaaaccaTACAAATTAAAGCACTGATTAAACATTTCACGATTTTTCCCGTTCATTGAATTGGGTTTggagtgagtgagtgagtgagtgactgagaga
This genomic window from Crassostrea angulata isolate pt1a10 chromosome 8, ASM2561291v2, whole genome shotgun sequence contains:
- the LOC128159418 gene encoding potassium voltage-gated channel subfamily A member 1-like, whose protein sequence is MHFVPRNSEVGGLRSTSHHLTPGSYGHRLRSNSNESRHSWFKFKLAGSGSQIIPHSDNEASDHEGPEFDETDDLRQEFVKSKELTKNHDCVKEGCNRVVLNVSGMRFETQLRTLNRLPNTLLGDDKKREKFWDPRTQEYFFDRHRPSFPAILYFYQSGGRLERPIEVPSDIFLNELQFFELGKNVINSYKMKEGFFVESEEVPEMPEGPFQRKMWEFFEYPESSIPARIMAGFSVLLIVVSVTTFCVETLPDFEGTQCVNTTREFENGTTVEIQIPNFLHPLFIIESICIAWFVIELIARFMFCPSKLDFVKNLINWIDLASITPYFIFMTVFFITWECDQSNQGGVLSVLRVFRVVRILKLSKHSEGLKILGKTLQTSMRELSMFALFVAIGVVIFGGAIYYAELQQSHTFFTSIPDAFWWAVVSMTTVGYGDVYPKGIFGKLVGSLTVISGLLAIALPVPVIVTNFNNFYRNSLNRQKS
- the LOC128160518 gene encoding uncharacterized protein LOC128160518, encoding MAVGFYGYLFCVLCVSDLLNVASAVCQYMKQDIAFKVVKSDVVLTGTVNGITDGDSKYFPGIPGAKTIDMTIECIYKGPSMNSAVKIYGVGIFEDAAGKCHNTTVKKDNEAIVYLEKKSNGDLLMKYVNDPIFYLDELTICGQDPPKLVSDHAEPDYVDDYCTWNGDDCVEYRTTPAPTTTKAPTPKPEPSPEPNSEPTAEPEKQTTIKYVINSVKPQSKDGDENNSAASLTSMTFLLAISSIVAYLVL